A window of the Pristis pectinata isolate sPriPec2 chromosome 27, sPriPec2.1.pri, whole genome shotgun sequence genome harbors these coding sequences:
- the gkup gene encoding glucuronokinase with putative uridyl pyrophosphorylase isoform X2 produces the protein MICVLLVAGHGTLLESEIKNEATGLYSHLEGIPKALLPGVGGKKILDFWWEVVNMRHLFSEVYLVTNADKYKYYERWATANDFPTENIINDGSTTSKTQLGAVADFELVARSKKFSDDVMVKGELAIYYEMEEGEKTESRGIVEVCPHTHRITKFYEKPSAGATESRLASVVFYCFQRQTLPTLGEYLNDHPQVKDRGLGKYMEWLINKANIPVFGMKLPTGFQLIGQVGLSEYKKWLAHYSSKQHGSTVKQITCRSYARVGIMGNPSDGFNGKTIAMTISNFWADVTIYESKKVVLIPHPLNDPTQFGSLQDLHGISRKEGYLGGLRLLQATCKKFYQYCSEQGIALAKRNFTLKYDTNIPRQVGLAGSSAIVSATLKCLMKFYDLIDDDLPKPLRANFILNVESEELIITAGLQDRVVQVYEGLVYMDFSKELMEKQGYGNYVNIDVSCSPNFWLAYMGDPSDSGKIHSNVRQRWLNGDSDVVAAMKTFAELTDLAKIAMESRNWHELCELMNKNFELRRSIYTDACLGEGNLRMVQLGRKFGSAVKLPGSGGAVIGLCLNPDNLVELKKAFQEAGFVICDVVPYVP, from the exons GCGCCACCTCTTCAGTGAAGTCTACCTTGTCACAAATGCAGACAA ATACAAGTACTATGAACGATGGGCAACTGCCAATGACTTCCCAACAGAAAACATTATTAATGATGGTTCAACCACCAGTAAAACACAGTTAGGTGCTGTGGCTGACTTTGAGCTGGTGGCCAGGAGCAAGAAGTTCAGTGATGATGTCATGGTG AAGGGTGAGCTGGCCATTTACTATGAGATGGAAGAAGGAGAGAAGACTGAATCTAGGGGAATAGTTGAGGTGTGTCCCCATACACACAG AATCACCAAGTTTTATGAGAAACCCTCTGCAGGTGCCACAGAATCGAGACTCGCGAGTGTTGTCTTTTACTGTTTCCAGAGACAGACGCTTCCCACTCTCGGGGAGTATTTGAATGACCATCCACAGGTGAAGGATCGAGGTCTTGGGAAGTACATG GAGTGGCTCATCAACAAGGCAAATATCCCAGTGTTTGGAATGAAGTTGCCTACTGGATTCCAGCTCATTGGTCaagtg GGTCTTTCTGAATATAAGAAGTGGTTGGCACACTACTCCTCGAAACAACATGGTTCTACAGTCAAGCAAATTACCTGCCGTTCCTACGCAAG GGTAGGAATTATGGGAAATCCATCAGATGGCTTCAATGGAAAGACTATTGCTATGACAATATCTAACTTCTGGGCTGATGTGACAATATACGAAAGCAAAAAAGTT GTGCTGATACCCCATCCTCTCAATGACCCAACACAGTTTGGTAGCTTGCAAGATCTGCATGGGATCAGTCGAAAGGAAGG CTACTTGGGTGGTTTGAGATTACTGCAAGCAACCTGTAAAAAGTTCTATCAATACTGCTCTGAACAAGG AATTGCTTTGGCCAAACGGAACTTCACTCTGAAATATGACACTAATATACCGCGGCAAGTG GGTCTTGCTGGAAGCAG TGCTATTGTTTCAGCCACACTCAAGTGCTTGATGAAGTTCTATGATTTAATTGATGAT GATTTGCCAAAGCCACTTAGAgcaaactttattttaaatgtggaGTCTGAAGAACTAATTATTACAGCCGGACTTCAGGATCGAGTAGTCCAG gTTTACGAGGGGcttgtatacatggatttcagcaaagaacTCATGGAGAAGCAGGGCTATG GAAACTATGTTAATATAGATGTAAGCTGTTCACCCAACTTCTGGCTTGCTTACATGGGAGACCCAAGTGATTCTGGGAAGATTCACAGTAATGTGCGACAAAGATGGCTCAATG GTGATTCTGATGTTGTGGCAGCAATGAAAACCTTTGCAGAACTCACTGATCTGGCTAA GATAGCCATGGAGTCTAGGAATTGGCATGAACTTTGTGAGTTGATGAACAAAAATTTTGAACTACGAAG GTCCATATACACTGATGCTTGTTTGGGTGAAGGAAATCTGAGGATGGTGCAGCTTGGCAGAAAG TTTGGCTCGGCAGTAAAgctccctggcagtggaggagcagTAATTGGTCTATGCTTGAATCCTGACAATCTG GTTGAACTAAAGAAGGCTTTCCAAGAAGCTGGGTTTGTGATCTGCGATGTTGTTCCTTATGTTCCTTGA
- the gkup gene encoding glucuronokinase with putative uridyl pyrophosphorylase isoform X1, with protein MICVLLVAGHGTLLESEIKNEATGLYSHLEGIPKALLPGVGGKKILDFWWEVVNMRHLFSEVYLVTNADKYKYYERWATANDFPTENIINDGSTTSKTQLGAVADFELVARSKKFSDDVMVVAGDMLCEDLNFDIAEVLKFFKFKKGELAIYYEMEEGEKTESRGIVEVCPHTHRITKFYEKPSAGATESRLASVVFYCFQRQTLPTLGEYLNDHPQVKDRGLGKYMEWLINKANIPVFGMKLPTGFQLIGQVGLSEYKKWLAHYSSKQHGSTVKQITCRSYARVGIMGNPSDGFNGKTIAMTISNFWADVTIYESKKVVLIPHPLNDPTQFGSLQDLHGISRKEGYLGGLRLLQATCKKFYQYCSEQGIALAKRNFTLKYDTNIPRQVGLAGSSAIVSATLKCLMKFYDLIDDDLPKPLRANFILNVESEELIITAGLQDRVVQVYEGLVYMDFSKELMEKQGYGNYVNIDVSCSPNFWLAYMGDPSDSGKIHSNVRQRWLNGDSDVVAAMKTFAELTDLAKIAMESRNWHELCELMNKNFELRRSIYTDACLGEGNLRMVQLGRKFGSAVKLPGSGGAVIGLCLNPDNLVELKKAFQEAGFVICDVVPYVP; from the exons GCGCCACCTCTTCAGTGAAGTCTACCTTGTCACAAATGCAGACAA ATACAAGTACTATGAACGATGGGCAACTGCCAATGACTTCCCAACAGAAAACATTATTAATGATGGTTCAACCACCAGTAAAACACAGTTAGGTGCTGTGGCTGACTTTGAGCTGGTGGCCAGGAGCAAGAAGTTCAGTGATGATGTCATGGTG GTTGCTGGGGATATGCTGTGTGAAGACCTAAACTTTGATATCGCTGAGGTCCTCAAGTTCTTCAAGTTTAAG AAGGGTGAGCTGGCCATTTACTATGAGATGGAAGAAGGAGAGAAGACTGAATCTAGGGGAATAGTTGAGGTGTGTCCCCATACACACAG AATCACCAAGTTTTATGAGAAACCCTCTGCAGGTGCCACAGAATCGAGACTCGCGAGTGTTGTCTTTTACTGTTTCCAGAGACAGACGCTTCCCACTCTCGGGGAGTATTTGAATGACCATCCACAGGTGAAGGATCGAGGTCTTGGGAAGTACATG GAGTGGCTCATCAACAAGGCAAATATCCCAGTGTTTGGAATGAAGTTGCCTACTGGATTCCAGCTCATTGGTCaagtg GGTCTTTCTGAATATAAGAAGTGGTTGGCACACTACTCCTCGAAACAACATGGTTCTACAGTCAAGCAAATTACCTGCCGTTCCTACGCAAG GGTAGGAATTATGGGAAATCCATCAGATGGCTTCAATGGAAAGACTATTGCTATGACAATATCTAACTTCTGGGCTGATGTGACAATATACGAAAGCAAAAAAGTT GTGCTGATACCCCATCCTCTCAATGACCCAACACAGTTTGGTAGCTTGCAAGATCTGCATGGGATCAGTCGAAAGGAAGG CTACTTGGGTGGTTTGAGATTACTGCAAGCAACCTGTAAAAAGTTCTATCAATACTGCTCTGAACAAGG AATTGCTTTGGCCAAACGGAACTTCACTCTGAAATATGACACTAATATACCGCGGCAAGTG GGTCTTGCTGGAAGCAG TGCTATTGTTTCAGCCACACTCAAGTGCTTGATGAAGTTCTATGATTTAATTGATGAT GATTTGCCAAAGCCACTTAGAgcaaactttattttaaatgtggaGTCTGAAGAACTAATTATTACAGCCGGACTTCAGGATCGAGTAGTCCAG gTTTACGAGGGGcttgtatacatggatttcagcaaagaacTCATGGAGAAGCAGGGCTATG GAAACTATGTTAATATAGATGTAAGCTGTTCACCCAACTTCTGGCTTGCTTACATGGGAGACCCAAGTGATTCTGGGAAGATTCACAGTAATGTGCGACAAAGATGGCTCAATG GTGATTCTGATGTTGTGGCAGCAATGAAAACCTTTGCAGAACTCACTGATCTGGCTAA GATAGCCATGGAGTCTAGGAATTGGCATGAACTTTGTGAGTTGATGAACAAAAATTTTGAACTACGAAG GTCCATATACACTGATGCTTGTTTGGGTGAAGGAAATCTGAGGATGGTGCAGCTTGGCAGAAAG TTTGGCTCGGCAGTAAAgctccctggcagtggaggagcagTAATTGGTCTATGCTTGAATCCTGACAATCTG GTTGAACTAAAGAAGGCTTTCCAAGAAGCTGGGTTTGTGATCTGCGATGTTGTTCCTTATGTTCCTTGA
- the gkup gene encoding glucuronokinase with putative uridyl pyrophosphorylase isoform X3 — translation MGHCWRARSRRHLFSEVYLVTNADKYKYYERWATANDFPTENIINDGSTTSKTQLGAVADFELVARSKKFSDDVMVVAGDMLCEDLNFDIAEVLKFFKFKKGELAIYYEMEEGEKTESRGIVEVCPHTHRITKFYEKPSAGATESRLASVVFYCFQRQTLPTLGEYLNDHPQVKDRGLGKYMEWLINKANIPVFGMKLPTGFQLIGQVGLSEYKKWLAHYSSKQHGSTVKQITCRSYARVGIMGNPSDGFNGKTIAMTISNFWADVTIYESKKVVLIPHPLNDPTQFGSLQDLHGISRKEGYLGGLRLLQATCKKFYQYCSEQGIALAKRNFTLKYDTNIPRQVGLAGSSAIVSATLKCLMKFYDLIDDDLPKPLRANFILNVESEELIITAGLQDRVVQVYEGLVYMDFSKELMEKQGYGNYVNIDVSCSPNFWLAYMGDPSDSGKIHSNVRQRWLNGDSDVVAAMKTFAELTDLAKIAMESRNWHELCELMNKNFELRRSIYTDACLGEGNLRMVQLGRKFGSAVKLPGSGGAVIGLCLNPDNLVELKKAFQEAGFVICDVVPYVP, via the exons GCGCCACCTCTTCAGTGAAGTCTACCTTGTCACAAATGCAGACAA ATACAAGTACTATGAACGATGGGCAACTGCCAATGACTTCCCAACAGAAAACATTATTAATGATGGTTCAACCACCAGTAAAACACAGTTAGGTGCTGTGGCTGACTTTGAGCTGGTGGCCAGGAGCAAGAAGTTCAGTGATGATGTCATGGTG GTTGCTGGGGATATGCTGTGTGAAGACCTAAACTTTGATATCGCTGAGGTCCTCAAGTTCTTCAAGTTTAAG AAGGGTGAGCTGGCCATTTACTATGAGATGGAAGAAGGAGAGAAGACTGAATCTAGGGGAATAGTTGAGGTGTGTCCCCATACACACAG AATCACCAAGTTTTATGAGAAACCCTCTGCAGGTGCCACAGAATCGAGACTCGCGAGTGTTGTCTTTTACTGTTTCCAGAGACAGACGCTTCCCACTCTCGGGGAGTATTTGAATGACCATCCACAGGTGAAGGATCGAGGTCTTGGGAAGTACATG GAGTGGCTCATCAACAAGGCAAATATCCCAGTGTTTGGAATGAAGTTGCCTACTGGATTCCAGCTCATTGGTCaagtg GGTCTTTCTGAATATAAGAAGTGGTTGGCACACTACTCCTCGAAACAACATGGTTCTACAGTCAAGCAAATTACCTGCCGTTCCTACGCAAG GGTAGGAATTATGGGAAATCCATCAGATGGCTTCAATGGAAAGACTATTGCTATGACAATATCTAACTTCTGGGCTGATGTGACAATATACGAAAGCAAAAAAGTT GTGCTGATACCCCATCCTCTCAATGACCCAACACAGTTTGGTAGCTTGCAAGATCTGCATGGGATCAGTCGAAAGGAAGG CTACTTGGGTGGTTTGAGATTACTGCAAGCAACCTGTAAAAAGTTCTATCAATACTGCTCTGAACAAGG AATTGCTTTGGCCAAACGGAACTTCACTCTGAAATATGACACTAATATACCGCGGCAAGTG GGTCTTGCTGGAAGCAG TGCTATTGTTTCAGCCACACTCAAGTGCTTGATGAAGTTCTATGATTTAATTGATGAT GATTTGCCAAAGCCACTTAGAgcaaactttattttaaatgtggaGTCTGAAGAACTAATTATTACAGCCGGACTTCAGGATCGAGTAGTCCAG gTTTACGAGGGGcttgtatacatggatttcagcaaagaacTCATGGAGAAGCAGGGCTATG GAAACTATGTTAATATAGATGTAAGCTGTTCACCCAACTTCTGGCTTGCTTACATGGGAGACCCAAGTGATTCTGGGAAGATTCACAGTAATGTGCGACAAAGATGGCTCAATG GTGATTCTGATGTTGTGGCAGCAATGAAAACCTTTGCAGAACTCACTGATCTGGCTAA GATAGCCATGGAGTCTAGGAATTGGCATGAACTTTGTGAGTTGATGAACAAAAATTTTGAACTACGAAG GTCCATATACACTGATGCTTGTTTGGGTGAAGGAAATCTGAGGATGGTGCAGCTTGGCAGAAAG TTTGGCTCGGCAGTAAAgctccctggcagtggaggagcagTAATTGGTCTATGCTTGAATCCTGACAATCTG GTTGAACTAAAGAAGGCTTTCCAAGAAGCTGGGTTTGTGATCTGCGATGTTGTTCCTTATGTTCCTTGA